In the genome of Solibacillus silvestris, one region contains:
- a CDS encoding spore gernimation protein: MTLQLTKAQLFLLMFVIQTGFVYISVQHQIIEHAHRDATIQYLIIAVVFFLQLLFYERMHQYLYLNSFVKAIYLIYWTIYITVFVSYITYVLTIWVFPNTPTLVLITIFLSVCLYASISRPETAVNIGVVLIPMLLLFLIFMFLTVPNLNVTNLLPLFYDRSNTWFKGFIYCTYAFGGAETYIILRKYLAINGKISKKAIAIYFIILTSFYLLSISFTLMYFSLNKITLIPEPILYILHSVEVTFVKRLDLFFVYIWLSWSLVTIVNYVLVMRLVYFEKKIKSPKIKLFIFFTVVTISANLLIRFSIIDFFKVYLVYGTVLFTFLLPMIIILFNRVRGRTLSESEKSS, translated from the coding sequence CATGCACATCGGGATGCTACAATTCAATATTTAATAATAGCTGTTGTTTTTTTCCTGCAATTATTATTTTATGAACGAATGCATCAATACCTCTATTTAAATAGTTTTGTAAAAGCAATTTATCTGATTTATTGGACGATTTATATTACGGTTTTTGTCAGTTATATTACGTATGTATTAACGATATGGGTGTTTCCAAATACACCTACATTGGTTTTAATAACAATATTTTTATCTGTATGTCTTTATGCCAGTATCAGTAGACCTGAAACTGCCGTTAATATAGGTGTTGTACTCATTCCAATGCTTTTATTGTTTTTAATATTCATGTTTTTAACAGTGCCGAATTTGAATGTGACCAATTTGCTTCCTCTTTTTTATGATCGGTCAAATACTTGGTTTAAAGGTTTTATTTATTGTACTTATGCATTTGGCGGTGCGGAAACGTATATAATTCTTCGAAAGTATTTGGCGATAAATGGTAAAATTTCCAAAAAGGCAATTGCTATTTATTTCATTATCTTAACAAGCTTTTATTTATTATCGATATCTTTTACTTTAATGTATTTTTCACTAAATAAAATTACACTCATTCCTGAACCAATTTTGTATATATTACACTCTGTTGAAGTGACATTTGTAAAACGGCTGGATTTGTTTTTTGTATATATTTGGCTTTCTTGGTCATTGGTTACAATTGTCAATTATGTACTTGTGATGCGCCTTGTATATTTTGAGAAAAAAATAAAATCACCTAAAATAAAGCTATTTATTTTTTTTACCGTTGTTACCATATCAGCCAATTTACTTATCCGTTTTTCAATAATTGATTTTTTTAAAGTTTACTTAGTTTATGGTACTGTTCTTTTTACCTTTTTGTTGCCGATGATTATTATTCTTTTCAATAGAGTGAGGGGGCGAACTTTATCCGAATCGGAAAAATCATCTTAA